Proteins found in one Anas platyrhynchos isolate ZD024472 breed Pekin duck chromosome 18, IASCAAS_PekinDuck_T2T, whole genome shotgun sequence genomic segment:
- the BRD3OS gene encoding putative uncharacterized protein BRD3OS, whose amino-acid sequence MTDKVMNGRVPLPEKALSEGYARLRYRDTSLLIWQQQQQKLESAPPNTYLSRSRSMWYSQYGNEAILVRDKNKLDVSRDTGQSKFCAIM is encoded by the coding sequence ATGACTGACAAGGTGATGAACGGGAGGGTGCCCCTGCCCGAAAAAGCCTTGTCCGAGGGCTATGCCCGGCTGCGCTACAGGGACACCTCGCTGCTcatctggcagcagcagcagcagaaactgGAGTCGGCGCCGCCCAACACCTACCTGAGCCGGAGCCGCAGCATGTGGTACTCGCAGTACGGCAACGAAGCCATCCTGGTGCGGGACAAAAACAAGCTGGATGTCTCCAGGGACACGGGACAGTCCAAGTTTTGTGCTATCATGTAA